One genomic window of Caldivirga maquilingensis IC-167 includes the following:
- a CDS encoding beta-CASP ribonuclease aCPSF1 codes for MALRPDIEEKIIKMLPEEAKVTRIEFEGPHVSIYSLNPGYIMSNSELIKMLAKELKKHIIIKGDEKARAPKEEVEKVIRKMITDGGNEVDKIYFNDQLGDVYIFLRKPQVIKGLDKAILSQTGWRPVIVTTALDMSKGLPRDDIDAVNNVDMLMSKERAEFLKSIGLRIHRLPVYKNEYVKVTCLGACFEVGRSALLIETSESRVLLDAGVKPSGGMDEAPFFDVIDVDNLDAVVISHAHLDHIGMLPYLYKYGYKGPVYMTEPTKYLMEILLTDYIDLSSERGYSYYGLSELASSLYHSVTVDYGDVTDISPDIKLTLYDAGHEIGSALSHLHIGNGLYNIVYTGDFKYGPSRLLNPAHSIFKRVELLIMESTYGGKDDVQKPREEAEAELIQLVGKTLENGGKVLIPVFSTGRAQEILFLLNDSMQAGKLTKAPIYVDGMVLQTLNVHLMFPDYLNNNVKELIYDGVNPFISEYVKPVERARNPDKRQEQVMDILQGPPSIILAPHGMLSGGPAMDYFVHMADDAKNSLIFVSYQGEGTLGRRLIQGERKVNLKYYDQDITVNVNMNVFHEPGFSGHSDRKQLMNYVGRIEPKPHKVMLVHGEPSKLMNLALSIELKYKIDTVMLNHLESIRLV; via the coding sequence ATGGCGCTTAGACCTGATATAGAGGAGAAGATTATTAAGATGCTGCCTGAGGAGGCTAAGGTAACTAGGATTGAGTTTGAGGGGCCTCACGTATCCATATACTCACTTAACCCAGGCTACATCATGAGTAATAGTGAGTTAATAAAGATGCTTGCTAAGGAGCTTAAGAAGCACATTATAATTAAGGGTGATGAGAAGGCTAGGGCACCTAAGGAGGAGGTTGAGAAGGTTATTAGAAAGATGATAACTGATGGTGGTAATGAGGTTGATAAAATTTACTTCAATGATCAATTAGGTGATGTCTACATATTCCTTAGGAAACCCCAGGTAATTAAGGGTCTTGATAAAGCTATATTATCTCAAACAGGTTGGAGACCAGTAATAGTTACAACAGCCCTAGATATGTCTAAGGGTTTACCTAGGGATGACATTGATGCTGTTAACAATGTGGATATGTTGATGAGTAAGGAGAGGGCGGAGTTCCTGAAGAGCATTGGTTTAAGGATACATAGGCTACCGGTGTATAAGAATGAGTACGTTAAGGTAACTTGCCTAGGCGCATGCTTCGAGGTGGGTAGGAGTGCGTTGCTTATTGAGACCAGTGAAAGCAGGGTCCTACTTGATGCGGGTGTTAAGCCCAGTGGGGGTATGGATGAGGCTCCGTTCTTTGACGTAATAGATGTTGATAACCTGGACGCTGTGGTGATTTCCCATGCTCACCTGGATCACATAGGTATGCTACCCTACCTATACAAGTATGGTTACAAGGGTCCAGTATACATGACTGAGCCAACCAAGTACCTAATGGAGATTCTCTTAACTGATTACATAGACTTATCCTCTGAGCGTGGTTACTCTTACTATGGGTTAAGTGAATTAGCTTCAAGCCTATACCACAGCGTCACGGTGGATTACGGTGATGTTACTGATATTTCACCTGACATTAAGTTAACGCTCTATGATGCTGGTCATGAGATTGGTTCAGCCTTATCCCACCTTCACATTGGTAATGGGTTATATAACATAGTTTACACCGGTGACTTCAAGTACGGTCCCTCTAGGTTACTTAACCCAGCCCACAGTATCTTTAAGCGCGTGGAATTACTCATAATGGAGTCAACCTACGGTGGTAAGGATGATGTTCAGAAGCCTAGGGAGGAGGCTGAGGCTGAGTTAATTCAACTGGTTGGTAAGACCCTTGAAAACGGTGGTAAGGTGCTTATACCAGTCTTCAGTACAGGTAGGGCTCAGGAAATATTATTCCTACTTAATGATTCAATGCAGGCGGGTAAGTTAACTAAGGCCCCAATATACGTTGATGGTATGGTTCTTCAGACACTTAACGTCCACTTAATGTTCCCGGATTACTTGAATAATAATGTTAAGGAGTTGATATACGATGGGGTTAACCCATTTATCTCAGAGTACGTTAAACCAGTGGAGAGGGCTAGGAACCCTGATAAGAGGCAGGAACAAGTCATGGATATACTGCAGGGTCCACCATCAATAATACTGGCGCCGCATGGTATGCTTAGTGGTGGGCCAGCCATGGATTACTTCGTCCATATGGCTGATGACGCCAAGAACAGTCTAATATTCGTATCATACCAGGGGGAGGGGACCCTGGGTAGGAGACTTATTCAAGGTGAGCGTAAGGTTAACTTAAAGTACTATGACCAGGATATCACCGTTAATGTTAACATGAATGTATTCCATGAACCAGGCTTCTCAGGTCACAGCGATAGGAAGCAGTTAATGAACTACGTGGGTAGGATTGAGCCTAAGCCACATAAGGTTATGCTTGTTCACGGTGAACCAAGTAAGTTAATGAACCTGGCTTTAAGCATAGAGTTAAAGTATAAGATAGATACAGTAATGCTTAACCACCTTGAGTCAATTAGGTTAGTTTAG